A window from Citrus sinensis cultivar Valencia sweet orange chromosome 5, DVS_A1.0, whole genome shotgun sequence encodes these proteins:
- the LOC102615204 gene encoding 30S ribosomal protein 2, chloroplastic, with amino-acid sequence MGNPSKKSNAYERRRLLVPPKSHYKTAKVELKALLIQIVPTTHHQTRSLPNSKWIVAMSLLRLYCCFPSTSYLYTEPQQQQSHEAPFVSLLQKQQKQHYNYFFPLSSSPFHAYTFPITPKKVSPFVFHFSATTQDPFVDSSSAAAVNTEQREEEYSKTRLVAQNVPWTSTHEDIRALFEQHGTVLDVELSMHSKNRNRGLAFVTMGSPDEATAALNNLESYEFEGRTLKVNYAKIKKKNPFPPVQPKPFATFNLFIANLSFEARAKDLREFFISEGWDVVSAEVIFHDNPRRSAGYGFVSFKSKKVAEAAISAFQGKLFMGRPLRVAPSRQFARLQTKEGLHSDETSDDLNINAEEADTADVS; translated from the exons ATGGGTAATCCATCTAAAAAGTCCAATGCCTATGAACGACGTCGTTTACTAGTTCCTCCTAAGTCCCACTACAAAACGGCCAAGGTGGAACTCAAGGCTCTCCTTATCCAAATTGTTCCAACAACACACCATCAGACTCGGTCTCTCCCAAACTCAAAGTGGATAGTGGCTATGTCTCTTCTTCGTCTTTACTGTTGTTTCCCTTCAACCTCGTACTTGTACACTGAACCACAGCAACAACAATCACATGAAGCCCCTTTTGTATCCCTCCTCCAAAAACAGCAAAAACAACATTACAActattttttccctctttcttCGTCTCCCTTTCATGCTTACACATTCCCAATTACCCCCAAAAAAGTTAGCCCTTTTGTTTTCCATTTCTCAGCCACCACTCAAGACCCATTTGTTGATTCTTCTTCTGCTGCTGCTGTAAATACTGAGCAACGGGAAGAAGAATATTCTAAGACCAGATTGGTTGCCCAGAACGTTCCTTGGACTTCTACTCACGAAGACATTCGTGCTTTGTTTGAGCAGCACGGGACAGTTCTAGACGTTGAG CTTTCGATGCATTCGAAGAACAGGAACAGGGGTTTGGCTTTTGTCACGATGGGTTCCCCTGACGAGGCTACTGCTGCTCTCAATAATCTCGAATCGTAT gaatTTGAGGGTCGTACTTTAAAGGTCAATTAtgcaaagataaaaaagaagaatccTTTCCCACCTGTTCAGCCAAAGCCATTTGCAACCTTCAACCTGTTCATAGCAAATCTGTCATTTGAAGCAAGAGCTAAAGATCTTAGGGAGTTCTTCATATCAGAAGGCTGGGATGTTGTTTCTGCTGAAGTTATTTTCCATGATAATCCAAGAAGGTCTGCTGGGTATGGATTTGTGTCCTTCAAATCCAAGAAAGTGGCTGAGGCAGCTATTTCTGCTTTTCAAGGGAAG CTATTTATGGGACGACCTCTTCGAGTGGCTCCTAGTAGACAGTTTGCTAGACTTCAAACAAAAGAGGGTCTGCATTCTGACGAAACATCAGACGACTTGAACATTAATGCAGAGGAAGCAGACACGGCCGATGTAAGTTGA